One window of Lathamus discolor isolate bLatDis1 chromosome 22, bLatDis1.hap1, whole genome shotgun sequence genomic DNA carries:
- the LZTS1 gene encoding leucine zipper putative tumor suppressor 1 yields MGSVSSLISGHSFHSKHCRASQYKLRKSSHLKKLNRYSDGLLRFGFSQDSSHKSSSKSSKNEDFFYIKVSQKSHGSHQADYTSLVGVELGSQAGTSAMDFGTPTPQKLMPFPSQLEVGAEKPIARPTAFKPVLPRPSAILHSSAENGGHLPQQLQPPDKAKEQELKPVLCSGGLSDSGRNSMSSLPTHSTSSSHQLDPLVTPMGPISRFGGSAHNILQCTIIQDSNMMSLKAMSFSDGGNKILNPGKAPPSHAAEKTTCIRSPISMDESTIQELEQKLLEREGELQELQSSFEEKEFSSCQAYEEKQRHCKEEMEGLKQKCNSKLKQTLQKTQRTQQVFHLQVFQLQQEKQQLREELENLMKEQNLLETKLRSYEKEKTSFAPALEETQWEVCQKSGEISLLKQQLKESQTELNSKTTEILSLKAQLKEIRVKMEVLEMKTQDLESSLHTKAMELEVCENELQRKKNESELLREKVNLLEQEIVDLRTELAILKEQLSEAREVARPCPMMDNAQALQGEVERLRAELKAEQDNNEQMTSSFQHERQTWKEEKEKVIHYQKQLQQSYLHMYKRNQNMEKMLQQLATGEDGREPIELDIPGTDVPYEDIIATEI; encoded by the exons ATGGGCAGCGTCAGTAGCCTCATCTCTGGCCACAGCTTCCACAGCAAGCACTGCCGAGCCTCCCAGTACAAGCTCCGCAAGTCATCCCACCTGAAGAAGCTCAACAGGTACTCAGATGGGCTGCTCCGCTTTGGCTTCTCCCAAGATTCCAGCCACAAATCCAGCtccaaaagcagcaagaatGAGGACTTCTTTTACATCAAGGTCAGCCAGAAATCTCATGGCTCCCACCAAGCAGACTATACCTCGCTTGTTGGTGTGGAGCTGGGCAGCCAAGCCGGGACCAGTGCTATGGACTTTGGGACACCCACACCGCAGAAGCTGATGCCCTTTCCTAGTCAGCTGGAAGTG GGTGCAGAGAAGCCAATTGCAAGACCGACCGCCTTCAAGCCGGTGCTGCCACGGCCCAGCGCCATCCTGCACTCATCTGCAGAGAATGGGGGTCACCtcccccagcagctgcagcccccTGACAAAGCCaaggagcaggagctgaagcCAGTGCTGTGCTCAGGGGGTCTGTCTGACTCCGGCAGGAATTCCATGTCCAGCCTCCCCacccacagcaccagcagcagccaccagctcGATCCCCTTGTCACACCAATGGGACCCATCAGCCGCTTCGGGGGCTCGGCCCACAACATCTTGCAGTGCACCATCATCCAGGACAGCAACATGATGAGCCTCAAGGCCATGTCCTTCTCAGATGGAGGCAACAAGATCCTTAACCCTGGGAAAGCCCCCCCCAGCCACGCTGCCGAGAAGACCACTTGTATTCGTTCGCCCATCTCCATGGATGAGTCCACCatccaggagctggagcagaagcttttagagagggaaggggagctgcaggagcttcaGTCAAGCTTCGAGGAGAAGGAATTCAGCTCCTGCCAGGCTTATGAAGAGAAGCAGAGGCACTGCAAGGAAGAGATGGAGGGCCTCAAGCAGAAATGCAATAGCAAGCTCAAGCAAACCTTACAGAAAACCCAGCGGACACAGCAGGTCTTTCATCTCCAGgtgtttcagctgcagcaggaaaagcagcagctccggGAGGAGCTGGAGAACCTCATGAAAGAGCAAAACCTGCTGGAGACCAAGCTGAGATCCTATGAGAAGGAGAAGACCAGCTTTGCCCCAGCACTGGAAGAGACCCAGTGGGAG GTGTGCCAGAAGTCAGGGGAGATCTCCctcctgaagcagcagctgaaggaatCCCAAACGGAGCTCAACAGCAAGACCACTGAAATCCTCAGCCTAAAGGCTCAGCTGAAGGAGATAAGGGTGAAGATGGAAGTGCTGGAGATGAAGACCCAGGACCTGGAGAGCTCCCTGCACACCAAGGCCATGGAGCTGGAGGTGTGTGAGAACGAGCTCCAGCGCAAGAAGAACGAGTCTGAGCTGCTGAGGGAGAAGGTGAACTTGCTGGAGCAGGAGATTGTGGACTTGCGGACAGAGCTAGCCATCCTCAAGGAGCAGCTGAGTGAAGCCCGGGAGGTGGCCAGGCCCTGCCCCATGATGGACAATGCTCAAGCCCTGCAGGGAGAGGTGGAGAGGCTGAGGGCAGAGCTGAAGGCTGAGCAGGACAACAACGAGCAGATGACTTCCAGCTTCCAGCATGAGCGGCAGAcatggaaggaggagaaggagaaagtgaTTCACtaccagaagcagctgcagcagagctacCTGCACATGTACAAGAGGAACCAGAATATGGagaagatgctgcagcagcttgccACAGGGGAAGATGGCAGGGAACCTATTGAGCTGGACATACCTGGCACAGATGTCCCCTACGAGGATATCATTGCCACCGAGATTTGA